A window of the Vespa crabro chromosome 8, iyVesCrab1.2, whole genome shotgun sequence genome harbors these coding sequences:
- the LOC124426007 gene encoding GON-4-like protein isoform X1, with the protein MNTTKKSVNEEKQNSSIPTYRLNEAPKKCNLSFSINFDFDYTNSDNSSDSETADLQIDISEIDNDDPPTKHKRESVKETSVLNEMEEEIERQLDAKAAKTNLTATNVKNILKRVITNNEQVMAVVQKRLHDTEEDIIFEPKLTRAKAKELGAVEQVNVLWNTRPVKKPPLQVLIDEEFPEDSSDEEYKPEQDKQSDDDREIENSASGDIESQLPIPVHELDSAVQKKPKSPNIQYDPEGIFKIPCLPCVPTEEESIGHRTRSKLCLSETPLEQIEQAFVPPDITTDMYDSDCDEDWGNFLKEFTQPLEQEHTAEDDPEADPEYNILEDEETDLLDKEELRADKDVEITFKELIDLFEFTDTFIKQEEQEVSKKRKLSDNIDTPVEKNTLNHSELSMLVNFEQRHLLAIQFQQHVQLLAQHFAMTYMHPDLHILSKKCKECLNNIRNLNNGPNSAFNIENVFDALKLVSDWENKFLDPKFHEEFKKHIEDENTIKTKHLKNRWEYIPQFSPDLIKLFIESKALIYPQLLPDIPFKSELTKYTKLPFLKTEETLIAIGLEQFFPFVASRKTKFKSKKFQLFDVAQLIAKHLLPVRESKKIFFYIRRQRSAKDSNPIKRYFDKGIAPRIVHCITLKCDLKAPIHQPIHLLPPKWQNYLTNTKPKVDLLKSKRILNSYNDISKIENLINNNFYLYPYVSKHHPLRNPVVNVLPKIMPNSKLLLNNIIARNVSHAQGKSDIHTAKSQQPCDISNTKKMINKSTENTDKSGIINKEDKQSESINSLNVEIKNTKLTKKSSEALLQSPQIRKTTPRLAKTKSAQNMKLMAQGLGSKNVSNCSNAKTRGKGDLEKNLECSTDSSKVDNEDEIAELMLASTTIKKDNRKKAKQARELENIKRLLEADNLLNEGEREEKFAASYLQKLHLTLESNNPDILKIVIKLILDYNDKIENLNQLEHEMSFSKKYESSDMQEVIEKNMITRDKLAIDLYQNIYDKLRDFPELCSDLLLFLKPHQAALIGKSVEYIMLQKMSEFLNVIQVYFTKQPSRLAKIMQAITQLSSDPHVTLENVHNIMIPLLKAHPLVLDLFLQILPNGKPPESLFAVDMFENLTFPLGPHDKNKVYTDDAPELYENIELPMSISQEDPYGGDNCKCDCHNADDSNNRNTNEHCISCGTRFLNGRIYLQTSEGLRPAKITFPGADKEKLENIARVSLKVADKFTPPIASRQRRKSSKADIGDDSCQKQCLPKNSPVKENEDNERTISRSKRGTKSPPKSGEPKKSLKKVTFTDEIISTKKAYSPQSINKREKKIERKTRLEQNSYDNSCSESDYTSKCVTIENIFEKEISSKDKMFMNKNMEHDMKDNIMSPCPEKDRDIISSSRSFEKMDVSNDCDSDTNSEMEFINDKPWTRQEDMILLLAIKEEYSENTFLKVSQQLEDRTIEQVKERCKTLLSLLEQML; encoded by the exons ATGAATACAACGAAAAAGAGTgttaacgaagaaaaacaaaattcatcGATTCCTACATATCGTCTTAATGAAGCTCCAAAAAAAtgcaatttatctttttcaattaattttgacTTTGATTATACGAACAGTGATAATTCGTCTGATTCCGAGACAGCTGATTTACAAATAGATATTTCAGAAATCGATAATGATGATCCACCAACTAAACATAAAAGAGAATCAGTCAAAGAAACGTCGGTTCTTAacgaaatggaagaagaaattgaaagaCAACTTGATGCTAAAGCAGCAAAAACTAATCTAACTGCCacgaatgtaaaaaatatattaaaacgtgTTATTACAAACAATGAACAAGTAATGGCTGTGGTACAGAAACGTTTACATGATACAGAAGAAGATATCATTTTTGAACCTAAACTCACAAGAGCGAAAGCAAA aGAATTAGGTGCTGTAGAACAAGTTAATGTATTATGGAACACTAGGCCAGTTAAGAAACCACCGTTACAAGTATTAATAGATGAAGAATTCCCAGAAGATTCTTCTGACGAAGAATATAAGCCAGAGCAAGATAAACAAAGTGATGatgatagagaaatagaaaattccGCCAGTGGTGATATAGAGTCACAACTACCTATCCCAGTACATGAGCTTGACTCAGCTGTACAAAAAAAACCTAAATCACCTAATATTCAATATGATCCAGAGGGGATTTTTAAAATTCCTTG CTTACCTTGTGTACcaacagaagaagaaagtattgGTCATAGAACACGTTCTAAACTTTGCTTAAGTGAAACACCGTTAGAACAAATTGAACAAGCATTTGTACCCCCTGATATTACAACAGATATGTATGATTCTGATTGCGATGAAGATTGGGGtaattttttgaaagaatttACACAACCTTTAGAACAAGAACATACTGCAGAAGATGATCCAGAAGCTGATcctgaatataatattttagaagatgaagaaacagATTTAT tggataaagaagaattaaGAGCCGATAAAGATGTCGAAATTACTTTTAAGGAGTTAATTGATTTGTTTGAGTTTACAGATACATTTATCAaacaagaagaacaagaagtgtctaagaaaaggaaattatcAGATAATATAGATACACCTGTTGAAAAGAACACATTG AATCATTCTGAACTTTCAATGTTAGTAAATTTTGAGCAACGCCATTTACTAGCTATTCAATTTCAACAACATGTTCAACTATTGGCACAACATTTTGCTATGACATACATGCACCCAGATTTACATATCCTCtcaaaaaaatgtaaagaatgtttaaataaCATAAG aaatttaaataatggGCCAAATTCTGCATTCAATATAGAAAATGTATTTGATGCATTAAAGTTAGTCTCTGATtgggaaaataaatttttggaTCCAAAATTTCatgaagaatttaaaaaacatatagaagatgaaaatactataaaaacaaaacatctTAAAAATAGATGGGAATATATACCTCAATTTTCTCCtgatctaataaaattatttattgaaagtaAAGCTTTGATATATCCACAACTTCTACCAGATATACCATTCAAAAGTGAATTAACTAAATATACAAAGTTACCATTTTTAAAAACTGAAGAAAC tttaaTTGCAATAGGCCTTGAACAATTCTTCCCATTTGTGGCAtctcgaaaaacgaaatttaaaagtaaaaagttcCAATTATTTGATGTGGCTCAATTAATTGCTAAACATTTACTACCTGTTAGAGAatccaaaaaaatatttttctatattcgaAGACAACGTTCTGCCAAAGATTCAAATCCAATTAAG cgTTATTTTGACAAGGGTATAGCTCCCAGAATAGTACACTGTATAACATTAAAATGTGATCTTAAAGCACCGATACATCAGCCAATACATCTTTTACCTCCAAAATGGCAGAATTATCTTACTAAT aCTAAACCAAAAGTGGATCTTTTAAAATCTAAACGTATTCTGAAttcatataatgatatatctaAGATtgaaaatctaataaataataatttctatctaTATCCTTATGTTTCAAAACATCATCCACTACGAAATCCAGTTGTAAATGTTCTGCCTAAAATAATGCCAAATTCgaaacttttattaaataatataatagcaaGAAATGTATCACATGCTCAAGGAAAATCTGATATTCATACAGCTAAATCACAACAACCATGTGATATTAGCAATactaaaaaaatgataaataaaagtacTGAAAATACAGACAAAAgtggaataataaataaggaaGATAAACAAAGTGAAtcgattaattcattaaatgtagaaataaaaaacacgAAACTAACAAAAAAGTCAAGTGAAGCATTATTGCAATCTCCACAAATACGAAAAACAACTCCACGTTTGGCAAAAACAAAGAGTGCACAAAATATGAAACTAATGGCTCAAGGTTTAGGATCAAAAAATGTATCTAATTGCAGTAATGCAAAGACTAGAGGAAAAGGAGATCTGGAAAAAAATTTGGAGTGTTCTACTGATTCATCAAAAGTT GACAATGAGGATGAAATTGCAGAACTTATGTTAGCAAGCACtactattaaaaaagataatagaaagaagGCTAAACAGGCTagagaattagaaaatataaagagattaTTGGAAGCTGATAATCTTTTGaatgaaggagaaagagaagaaa AATTTGCAGCATCATATCTTCAGAAATTACACTTGACATTGGAATCTAATAATccagatattttaaaaattgtaattaaattaattttagatTACAATGACAAAATTGAGAATCTTAATCAATTGGAACATGAAATgtctttttctaaaaaatatgaatccTCTGACATGCAAGAAGTGATAGAAAAGAACATGATAACTAGAGATAAATTAGCTATAGATTTATATCAAAACATTTATGATAAATTACGAGATTTTCCAGAATTGTGTTCagatttgttgttatttttaaaaccACATCAAGCTGCATTAATAGGCAAATCTGtagaatatataatgttaCAAAAAATGAGCGAATTTTTAAACGTCATACAAGTCTATTTTACTAAGCAGCCATCTCGGCTTGCAAAAATAATGCAGGCCATTACACAACTTTCATCTGATCCTCATGTAACATTAGAGAATgttcataatattatgattCCACTCCTCAAGGCACATCCCTTAGTTCTGGatctatttttacaaatattaccTAATGGTAAACCTCCAGAAAG TTTATTTGCAGTAGATATGTTTGAAAATTTAACTTTCCCACTGGGTCctcatgataaaaataaagtatatacagATGATGCACCAGAATTATATGAGAATATAGAATTACCAATGTCAATTTCCCAAGAAGACCCTTATGGTGGAGATAATTGTAAATGTGATTGTCATAATGCAGATGACTCAAATAACAGAAATACTAATGAACATTGTATATCTTGTGGAACTAgg TTTCTTAATGGaagaatatatcttcaaaCTTCTGAAGGCTTACGTCCTGCAAAAATAACATTCCCAGGAGctgataaagagaaattagaaaatattgcaAGAGTGTCTTTAAAAGTTGCTGATAAATTTACACCACCTATTGCATCTAGACAACGTCGAAAATCTTCGAAAGCCGATATTGGCGACGATTCATGTCAAAAACAATGTCTTCCCAAAAATTCACCtgtgaaagaaaatgaagataacGAAAGAACTATATCAAGATCTAAAAGAGGTACGAAATCACCACCCAAATCCGGAGAAccaaaaaaatcattgaaaaaagtaacatttactgatgaaataatatctaCTAAAAAGGCATACTCTCCACAATCTATAAATAAACgtgaaaagaagatagaacgAAAGACGCGGTTGGAACAAAATTCTTATGATAATTCATGTTCAGAAAGTGACTATACCTCCAAATGTGttacaattgaaaatatatttgaaaaagaaatatcttcaaAGGATAAAATGTTCATGAACAAAAACATGGAACATGATATGA aAGATAATATTATGTCGCCTTGTccagaaaaagatagagatataatAAGTAGTAGCAGAAGTTTCGAAAAAATGGATGTTTCAAATGATTGTGATTCTGATACAAATTCTGAAATGGAATTTATTAATGACAAACCTTGGACACGGCAAGAGGATATGATCCTTCTTTTAGCCATTAAGGAAGAGTATTCGgaaaatacatttttgaaGGTTAGCCAACAATTGGAAGATCGTACCATTGAAcag gTCAAGGAAAGATGCAAAACATTACTTTCTTTGTTAGAgcaaatgttataa
- the LOC124426007 gene encoding GON-4-like protein isoform X2, whose translation MNTTKKSVNEEKQNSSIPTYRLNEAPKKCNLSFSINFDFDYTNSDNSSDSETADLQIDISEIDNDDPPTKHKRESVKETSVLNEMEEEIERQLDAKAAKTNLTATNVKNILKRVITNNEQVMAVVQKRLHDTEEDIIFEPKLTRAKAKELGAVEQVNVLWNTRPVKKPPLQVLIDEEFPEDSSDEEYKPEQDKQSDDDREIENSASGDIESQLPIPVHELDSAVQKKPKSPNIQYDPEGIFKIPCLPCVPTEEESIGHRTRSKLCLSETPLEQIEQAFVPPDITTDMYDSDCDEDWGNFLKEFTQPLEQEHTAEDDPEADPEYNILEDEETDLLDKEELRADKDVEITFKELIDLFEFTDTFIKQEEQEVSKKRKLSDNIDTPVEKNTLNHSELSMLVNFEQRHLLAIQFQQHVQLLAQHFAMTYMHPDLHILSKKCKECLNNIRNLNNGPNSAFNIENVFDALKLVSDWENKFLDPKFHEEFKKHIEDENTIKTKHLKNRWEYIPQFSPDLIKLFIESKALIYPQLLPDIPFKSELTKYTKLPFLKTEETLIAIGLEQFFPFVASRKTKFKSKKFQLFDVAQLIAKHLLPVRESKKIFFYIRRQRSAKDSNPIKRYFDKGIAPRIVHCITLKCDLKAPIHQPIHLLPPKWQNYLTNTKPKVDLLKSKRILNSYNDISKIENLINNNFYLYPYVSKHHPLRNPVVNVLPKIMPNSKLLLNNIIARNVSHAQGKSDIHTAKSQQPCDISNTKKMINKSTENTDKSGIINKEDKQSESINSLNVEIKNTKLTKKSSEALLQSPQIRKTTPRLAKTKSAQNMKLMAQGLGSKNVSNCSNAKTRGKGDLEKNLECSTDSSKVDNEDEIAELMLASTTIKKDNRKKAKQARELENIKRLLEADNLLNEGEREEKFAASYLQKLHLTLESNNPDILKIVIKLILDYNDKIENLNQLEHEMSFSKKYESSDMQEVIEKNMITRDKLAIDLYQNIYDKLRDFPELCSDLLLFLKPHQAALIGKSVEYIMLQKMSEFLNVIQVYFTKQPSRLAKIMQAITQLSSDPHVTLENVHNIMIPLLKAHPLVLDLFLQILPNGKPPESLFAVDMFENLTFPLGPHDKNKVYTDDAPELYENIELPMSISQEDPYGGDNCKCDCHNADDSNNRNTNEHCISCGTRFLNGRIYLQTSEGLRPAKITFPGADKEKLENIARVSLKVADKFTPPIASRQRRKSSKADIGDDSCQKQCLPKNSPVKENEDNERTISRSKRGTKSPPKSGEPKKSLKKVTFTDEIISTKKAYSPQSINKREKKIERKTRLEQNSYDNSCSESDYTSKCVTIENIFEKEISSKDKMFMNKNMEHDMKKDRDIISSSRSFEKMDVSNDCDSDTNSEMEFINDKPWTRQEDMILLLAIKEEYSENTFLKVSQQLEDRTIEQVKERCKTLLSLLEQML comes from the exons ATGAATACAACGAAAAAGAGTgttaacgaagaaaaacaaaattcatcGATTCCTACATATCGTCTTAATGAAGCTCCAAAAAAAtgcaatttatctttttcaattaattttgacTTTGATTATACGAACAGTGATAATTCGTCTGATTCCGAGACAGCTGATTTACAAATAGATATTTCAGAAATCGATAATGATGATCCACCAACTAAACATAAAAGAGAATCAGTCAAAGAAACGTCGGTTCTTAacgaaatggaagaagaaattgaaagaCAACTTGATGCTAAAGCAGCAAAAACTAATCTAACTGCCacgaatgtaaaaaatatattaaaacgtgTTATTACAAACAATGAACAAGTAATGGCTGTGGTACAGAAACGTTTACATGATACAGAAGAAGATATCATTTTTGAACCTAAACTCACAAGAGCGAAAGCAAA aGAATTAGGTGCTGTAGAACAAGTTAATGTATTATGGAACACTAGGCCAGTTAAGAAACCACCGTTACAAGTATTAATAGATGAAGAATTCCCAGAAGATTCTTCTGACGAAGAATATAAGCCAGAGCAAGATAAACAAAGTGATGatgatagagaaatagaaaattccGCCAGTGGTGATATAGAGTCACAACTACCTATCCCAGTACATGAGCTTGACTCAGCTGTACAAAAAAAACCTAAATCACCTAATATTCAATATGATCCAGAGGGGATTTTTAAAATTCCTTG CTTACCTTGTGTACcaacagaagaagaaagtattgGTCATAGAACACGTTCTAAACTTTGCTTAAGTGAAACACCGTTAGAACAAATTGAACAAGCATTTGTACCCCCTGATATTACAACAGATATGTATGATTCTGATTGCGATGAAGATTGGGGtaattttttgaaagaatttACACAACCTTTAGAACAAGAACATACTGCAGAAGATGATCCAGAAGCTGATcctgaatataatattttagaagatgaagaaacagATTTAT tggataaagaagaattaaGAGCCGATAAAGATGTCGAAATTACTTTTAAGGAGTTAATTGATTTGTTTGAGTTTACAGATACATTTATCAaacaagaagaacaagaagtgtctaagaaaaggaaattatcAGATAATATAGATACACCTGTTGAAAAGAACACATTG AATCATTCTGAACTTTCAATGTTAGTAAATTTTGAGCAACGCCATTTACTAGCTATTCAATTTCAACAACATGTTCAACTATTGGCACAACATTTTGCTATGACATACATGCACCCAGATTTACATATCCTCtcaaaaaaatgtaaagaatgtttaaataaCATAAG aaatttaaataatggGCCAAATTCTGCATTCAATATAGAAAATGTATTTGATGCATTAAAGTTAGTCTCTGATtgggaaaataaatttttggaTCCAAAATTTCatgaagaatttaaaaaacatatagaagatgaaaatactataaaaacaaaacatctTAAAAATAGATGGGAATATATACCTCAATTTTCTCCtgatctaataaaattatttattgaaagtaAAGCTTTGATATATCCACAACTTCTACCAGATATACCATTCAAAAGTGAATTAACTAAATATACAAAGTTACCATTTTTAAAAACTGAAGAAAC tttaaTTGCAATAGGCCTTGAACAATTCTTCCCATTTGTGGCAtctcgaaaaacgaaatttaaaagtaaaaagttcCAATTATTTGATGTGGCTCAATTAATTGCTAAACATTTACTACCTGTTAGAGAatccaaaaaaatatttttctatattcgaAGACAACGTTCTGCCAAAGATTCAAATCCAATTAAG cgTTATTTTGACAAGGGTATAGCTCCCAGAATAGTACACTGTATAACATTAAAATGTGATCTTAAAGCACCGATACATCAGCCAATACATCTTTTACCTCCAAAATGGCAGAATTATCTTACTAAT aCTAAACCAAAAGTGGATCTTTTAAAATCTAAACGTATTCTGAAttcatataatgatatatctaAGATtgaaaatctaataaataataatttctatctaTATCCTTATGTTTCAAAACATCATCCACTACGAAATCCAGTTGTAAATGTTCTGCCTAAAATAATGCCAAATTCgaaacttttattaaataatataatagcaaGAAATGTATCACATGCTCAAGGAAAATCTGATATTCATACAGCTAAATCACAACAACCATGTGATATTAGCAATactaaaaaaatgataaataaaagtacTGAAAATACAGACAAAAgtggaataataaataaggaaGATAAACAAAGTGAAtcgattaattcattaaatgtagaaataaaaaacacgAAACTAACAAAAAAGTCAAGTGAAGCATTATTGCAATCTCCACAAATACGAAAAACAACTCCACGTTTGGCAAAAACAAAGAGTGCACAAAATATGAAACTAATGGCTCAAGGTTTAGGATCAAAAAATGTATCTAATTGCAGTAATGCAAAGACTAGAGGAAAAGGAGATCTGGAAAAAAATTTGGAGTGTTCTACTGATTCATCAAAAGTT GACAATGAGGATGAAATTGCAGAACTTATGTTAGCAAGCACtactattaaaaaagataatagaaagaagGCTAAACAGGCTagagaattagaaaatataaagagattaTTGGAAGCTGATAATCTTTTGaatgaaggagaaagagaagaaa AATTTGCAGCATCATATCTTCAGAAATTACACTTGACATTGGAATCTAATAATccagatattttaaaaattgtaattaaattaattttagatTACAATGACAAAATTGAGAATCTTAATCAATTGGAACATGAAATgtctttttctaaaaaatatgaatccTCTGACATGCAAGAAGTGATAGAAAAGAACATGATAACTAGAGATAAATTAGCTATAGATTTATATCAAAACATTTATGATAAATTACGAGATTTTCCAGAATTGTGTTCagatttgttgttatttttaaaaccACATCAAGCTGCATTAATAGGCAAATCTGtagaatatataatgttaCAAAAAATGAGCGAATTTTTAAACGTCATACAAGTCTATTTTACTAAGCAGCCATCTCGGCTTGCAAAAATAATGCAGGCCATTACACAACTTTCATCTGATCCTCATGTAACATTAGAGAATgttcataatattatgattCCACTCCTCAAGGCACATCCCTTAGTTCTGGatctatttttacaaatattaccTAATGGTAAACCTCCAGAAAG TTTATTTGCAGTAGATATGTTTGAAAATTTAACTTTCCCACTGGGTCctcatgataaaaataaagtatatacagATGATGCACCAGAATTATATGAGAATATAGAATTACCAATGTCAATTTCCCAAGAAGACCCTTATGGTGGAGATAATTGTAAATGTGATTGTCATAATGCAGATGACTCAAATAACAGAAATACTAATGAACATTGTATATCTTGTGGAACTAgg TTTCTTAATGGaagaatatatcttcaaaCTTCTGAAGGCTTACGTCCTGCAAAAATAACATTCCCAGGAGctgataaagagaaattagaaaatattgcaAGAGTGTCTTTAAAAGTTGCTGATAAATTTACACCACCTATTGCATCTAGACAACGTCGAAAATCTTCGAAAGCCGATATTGGCGACGATTCATGTCAAAAACAATGTCTTCCCAAAAATTCACCtgtgaaagaaaatgaagataacGAAAGAACTATATCAAGATCTAAAAGAGGTACGAAATCACCACCCAAATCCGGAGAAccaaaaaaatcattgaaaaaagtaacatttactgatgaaataatatctaCTAAAAAGGCATACTCTCCACAATCTATAAATAAACgtgaaaagaagatagaacgAAAGACGCGGTTGGAACAAAATTCTTATGATAATTCATGTTCAGAAAGTGACTATACCTCCAAATGTGttacaattgaaaatatatttgaaaaagaaatatcttcaaAGGATAAAATGTTCATGAACAAAAACATGGAACATGATATGA aaaaagatagagatataatAAGTAGTAGCAGAAGTTTCGAAAAAATGGATGTTTCAAATGATTGTGATTCTGATACAAATTCTGAAATGGAATTTATTAATGACAAACCTTGGACACGGCAAGAGGATATGATCCTTCTTTTAGCCATTAAGGAAGAGTATTCGgaaaatacatttttgaaGGTTAGCCAACAATTGGAAGATCGTACCATTGAAcag gTCAAGGAAAGATGCAAAACATTACTTTCTTTGTTAGAgcaaatgttataa